In Entelurus aequoreus isolate RoL-2023_Sb linkage group LG02, RoL_Eaeq_v1.1, whole genome shotgun sequence, one genomic interval encodes:
- the LOC133640569 gene encoding fibroblast growth factor 7-like, which produces MRKWILTWNLPKVFSGLYLHAIFLFSSVCVVYSDCTPVQLAAIMNCSRHERHTRNYDYMEGGDVRIRQLFSRTQWFLTIDDEGHINGTQDPTNCYSILEIRTVSEGGILAIKGVKSQHYIAMNKAGQLQAKRIYNDNCNFKEVFLENFFNAYSSTKWTKNGKEMFIALSQKGRPLRGKKTRREHVASHFIPMKCKEEERRAD; this is translated from the exons ATGCGCAAATGGATACTGACATGGAACCTTCCAAAAGTTTTCTCGGGACTGTACCTACATGCCATCTTCCTgttcagcagtgtgtgtgtggtctACAGTGACTGCACTCCGGTGCAACTTGCTGCCATCATGAACTGTTCAAGACATGAGCGTCACACCAGGAATTATGACTACATGGAGGGAGGAGATGTGCGCATCCGACAGCTGTTTAGCCGCACGCAGTGGTTCCTGACAATTGACGACGAAGGACACATCAATGGGACTCAAGACCCGACCAACTGTTACA GCATCCTAGAGATCAGGACAGTGTCTGAAGGGGGCATTCTGGCCATCAAAGGCGTAAAGAGTCAGCATTACATCGCCATGAACAAGGCTGGGCAGCTGCAGGCCAAG AGGATCTACAACGACAACTGCAACTTCAAGGAGGTTTTCCTAGAAAACTTCTTCAACGCTTATTCCTCCACAAAGTGGACTAAAAACGGCAAAGAAATGTTCATAGCGCTGTCTCAGAAGGGGCGGCCATTGCGAGGGAAGAAGACGAGGAGGGAGCACGTGGCATCGCACTTCATCCCTATGAAATGCAAGGAGGAGGAGAGAAGGGCAGACTAA